A window of the Streptomyces sp. JB150 genome harbors these coding sequences:
- a CDS encoding nitroreductase/quinone reductase family protein: MPDAIDDTVHTTIHDFNQQIIDEFRANRGRLTGMFENARLLLLTTTGARSGRPHTTPVGYLPDGGERVLVIASAGGSPRHPAWYHNLLAHPEVTVETGAFTYQAQAVPLTGEERDEAFARAVESDPGWAEYQAKTTRTIPVVALYESGDGGPGTINAGSLSEAIKVVHDAFRQELVLLRAEMSGAGSALGAQLRVNCLTFCHGLHNHHTGEDTALFPFLADRHPESAPPVFARLREEHERIAALVAELRRTVDGTATDPAAARAEVERLTVELEAHLAYEEEQLIPLLA, encoded by the coding sequence TTGCCCGACGCCATCGACGACACCGTCCACACCACCATCCACGACTTCAACCAGCAGATCATCGACGAGTTCCGGGCCAACCGGGGCCGTCTGACCGGCATGTTCGAGAACGCCCGGCTGCTCCTGCTGACCACCACCGGCGCCCGCTCGGGCCGGCCGCACACCACCCCCGTCGGCTATCTCCCCGACGGCGGCGAGCGCGTCCTGGTCATCGCCTCGGCGGGCGGCTCGCCCCGCCACCCGGCCTGGTACCACAACCTGCTCGCGCACCCCGAAGTGACCGTCGAGACCGGCGCGTTCACCTATCAGGCGCAGGCGGTGCCGCTGACCGGCGAGGAGCGCGACGAGGCGTTCGCGCGGGCCGTGGAGAGCGATCCGGGCTGGGCGGAGTACCAGGCGAAGACCACCCGGACGATCCCCGTGGTCGCCCTGTACGAGAGCGGGGACGGCGGTCCGGGCACCATCAACGCCGGCTCCCTGAGCGAGGCGATCAAGGTCGTGCACGACGCCTTCCGGCAGGAACTGGTCCTGCTGCGGGCGGAGATGAGCGGCGCCGGTTCCGCCCTCGGAGCCCAGCTCCGCGTCAACTGCCTCACCTTCTGCCACGGGCTGCACAACCACCACACCGGTGAGGACACCGCCCTGTTCCCGTTCCTCGCCGACCGCCACCCCGAGTCCGCCCCCCCGGTGTTCGCGCGGCTGCGCGAGGAGCACGAGCGGATAGCCGCCCTGGTGGCGGAGTTGCGCCGGACGGTGGACGGGACGGCGACGGACCCGGCGGCCGCCCGCGCGGAGGTCGAGCGGCTGACCGTCGAGCTGGAAGCCCACCTGGCCTACGAGGAGGAGCAGCTGATCCCGCTGCTCGCCTGA
- a CDS encoding AAA family ATPase yields MTSPDHAQDALQHALRLERAHHDRCRAALAALIEGAQEQVVTGEDVSASGADAEVLGFRLRSQAKELRELPEGPLFFGRLDFTPEAAHGTLHIGRLRITEHPTAPPLVVDWRAPVSRAFYQASARDPQGVAVRRRFGWAPGSRGDSADLTGLEDEPLGDGAGGQAAGGGAVVRGHRVSEIVAREIERPRVGPMRDIAATIQPEQDDLVRAGLTTSVCVQGAPGTGKTAVGLHRAAYLLYTHPQRVRRGGLLILGPNRTFLRYIAEVLPALGETGVRQSTVLDEIARHPVTGTDDDRAAAVKHDARMAEVLRRALYARVNPDAYADAGTDAAPPDDASAGGLAVPDGSYRWRVSADELRAVVADVRAEQPPYAVGRERVRARVVAVLRARAERRAGPRTTAWTRRIERARPLGAWLDAVWPVARPEEVLAALLTDPGTLARAAGGLLDADERKALLWPRPPRSWKSARWSAADLVLLDEIAGLIERPEGYGHIVVDEAQDLSPMECRAIARRSVHGSLTVLGDLAQGTTPWAARDWSVQLRHLGKPEAVVTPLTTGFRVPAAVLGLANRLLRGLDVAVPEPRSLRRDGELTVRAADDVPGAVVTAVRDALGGEGSVGVVAADADVPRLREALAGAGIETSDAVGGRVAVVPASLVKGLEYDHVVAVEPAAIAEAEERGPHRLYVVLTRAVSALTVVHGRPLPF; encoded by the coding sequence ATGACGTCACCCGACCACGCCCAGGACGCCCTCCAGCACGCACTCCGCCTCGAACGCGCCCACCACGACCGCTGCCGCGCCGCCCTCGCCGCCCTGATCGAGGGCGCCCAGGAGCAGGTCGTCACCGGTGAGGACGTCTCCGCCTCCGGCGCCGACGCCGAAGTCCTCGGCTTCCGGCTGCGCAGCCAGGCCAAGGAGCTGCGCGAACTGCCCGAAGGACCGCTGTTCTTCGGCCGCCTCGACTTCACCCCCGAGGCGGCGCACGGCACCCTGCACATCGGCCGCCTGCGGATCACCGAGCACCCGACCGCCCCGCCCCTCGTCGTCGACTGGCGCGCCCCCGTCTCGCGCGCCTTCTACCAGGCGAGCGCCCGCGACCCGCAGGGCGTCGCGGTCCGCCGCCGCTTCGGCTGGGCACCCGGCAGCCGCGGCGACTCCGCCGACCTGACCGGCCTGGAGGACGAACCCCTGGGAGACGGCGCCGGGGGGCAGGCCGCCGGGGGAGGGGCCGTCGTACGCGGGCACCGGGTGAGCGAGATCGTCGCCCGCGAGATCGAACGCCCCCGCGTCGGTCCGATGCGGGACATCGCCGCGACCATCCAGCCCGAGCAGGACGACCTCGTCCGCGCCGGACTCACCACCTCGGTGTGCGTCCAGGGTGCCCCCGGCACCGGCAAGACCGCCGTCGGCCTGCACCGCGCCGCCTACCTGCTCTACACCCACCCGCAGCGCGTCCGGCGCGGCGGACTGCTGATCCTCGGCCCCAACCGCACCTTCCTGCGCTATATCGCCGAGGTGCTGCCCGCCCTCGGCGAGACCGGCGTACGGCAGTCCACCGTCCTGGACGAGATCGCCCGCCACCCGGTCACCGGGACCGACGACGACCGGGCCGCCGCCGTCAAGCACGACGCCCGGATGGCCGAGGTGCTGCGCCGGGCGCTGTACGCCCGCGTGAACCCCGACGCGTACGCCGACGCCGGCACCGACGCCGCGCCACCCGACGACGCGTCCGCCGGCGGCCTCGCCGTACCGGACGGCTCCTACCGCTGGCGGGTCTCCGCCGACGAACTGCGGGCGGTCGTCGCGGACGTACGCGCCGAGCAGCCGCCGTACGCCGTCGGGCGGGAGCGGGTCCGCGCGCGGGTGGTGGCCGTGCTGCGCGCGCGGGCCGAGCGGCGCGCCGGGCCGCGCACCACCGCCTGGACGCGGCGGATCGAGCGGGCGCGGCCGCTCGGGGCGTGGCTGGACGCCGTCTGGCCGGTGGCACGGCCCGAGGAGGTGCTCGCCGCGCTGCTCACCGACCCCGGCACCCTCGCCCGCGCCGCCGGCGGACTGCTGGACGCCGATGAGCGCAAGGCGCTGCTGTGGCCGCGACCGCCGCGCTCCTGGAAGTCGGCGCGCTGGTCGGCCGCCGACCTGGTCCTGCTCGACGAGATCGCCGGGCTGATCGAGCGCCCCGAGGGGTACGGCCACATCGTGGTCGACGAGGCGCAGGACCTCTCCCCCATGGAGTGCCGCGCCATCGCGCGCCGCTCGGTCCACGGCTCCCTCACCGTCCTCGGCGACCTGGCCCAGGGCACCACCCCGTGGGCCGCCCGCGACTGGTCGGTCCAGCTGCGCCACCTGGGCAAGCCGGAGGCCGTCGTCACCCCGCTGACCACCGGGTTCCGCGTCCCGGCGGCCGTGCTGGGGCTCGCCAACCGGCTGCTGCGGGGCCTGGACGTGGCCGTCCCGGAGCCCCGCTCGCTGCGCCGGGACGGCGAGCTGACGGTCCGCGCGGCCGACGACGTGCCCGGTGCGGTCGTCACGGCCGTACGCGACGCGCTCGGCGGCGAGGGGTCCGTGGGCGTGGTCGCCGCCGACGCGGACGTGCCCCGGCTGCGCGAGGCGCTGGCGGGGGCCGGGATCGAGACGTCGGACGCGGTGGGCGGCCGGGTCGCGGTGGTGCCCGCGTCCCTGGTCAAGGGCCTGGAGTACGACCATGTCGTCGCCGTGGAACCGGCGGCCATCGCGGAGGCGGAGGAGCGCGGGCCGCACCGGCTGTACGTGGTGCTGACCCGCGCGGTGTCCGCGCTGACGGTGGTGCACGGCCGCCCGCTGCCGTTCTGA
- a CDS encoding TetR family transcriptional regulator — protein MGEIGLRERKRQRMYQVVSDLAIGLFLEKGFDAVSVAEVAAAAEISKPTLFRYFPAKEDLVLHRIADHEGEAARVVAGSDLAPLTALRRHFLAALDRRDPVTGLNDEPQVLAFHTLLYGTPALVARLHGLLERSEAALADALGGDLDARLAAGQIIAVQRILAQENWRRMAAGERAADVGGAAVAAAERAYDLLAAGLPHLARR, from the coding sequence ATGGGAGAGATCGGGCTGCGCGAGCGCAAGCGGCAGCGGATGTACCAGGTGGTGTCGGACCTCGCGATCGGGCTGTTCCTGGAGAAGGGGTTCGACGCGGTGTCGGTCGCCGAGGTCGCCGCCGCGGCGGAAATCTCCAAGCCGACGCTGTTCCGGTACTTCCCGGCCAAGGAGGACCTGGTCCTGCACCGGATCGCCGACCACGAGGGCGAGGCGGCGCGGGTGGTCGCCGGCTCGGACCTCGCCCCGCTGACCGCCCTGCGCCGGCACTTCCTGGCCGCGCTGGACCGCCGCGACCCCGTGACCGGACTGAACGACGAACCGCAGGTCCTGGCCTTCCACACCCTGCTCTACGGCACCCCGGCCCTGGTCGCCCGGCTGCACGGCCTGCTGGAGCGCTCGGAGGCCGCGCTCGCGGACGCCCTCGGCGGCGATCTCGACGCCCGGCTGGCGGCCGGCCAGATCATCGCCGTGCAGCGCATCCTCGCGCAGGAGAACTGGCGGCGGATGGCGGCGGGGGAGCGCGCGGCGGACGTGGGCGGGGCGGCGGTGGCGGCGGCGGAGCGGGCGTACGACCTGCTCGCGGCCGGGCTGCCACACCTCGCCCGGCGGTGA
- a CDS encoding zinc-binding dehydrogenase, whose product MLTAQVKEFGGPEVLVPVEVPDPVPGPGEVLIEVARIDTIFLETQLRAGWGGEWFRMVPPYVPGGGVAGTVREVGSGVAQEWRGRRVAAFVDGGYAELAVAPEGALTPVPDGLALPVAAALVHDGVTAMGLLERTALTAGDRVLILGASGGMGTLLVQLARARGAHVVAAARGAEKLALVRRLGAHETVDVTAADWPERARAALGGAADVVLDGVGGTLGAAALPLTAPGGRFSAHGAPSGTFAGIDPDEAARRGITLYGITDAQYPEAEVRRLRTLACTEAAAGRLTPVIGETVPLREAARAHALIEGRSLTGKVLLRTGW is encoded by the coding sequence GTGCTCACGGCGCAGGTGAAGGAGTTCGGCGGCCCGGAGGTGCTGGTACCGGTGGAGGTGCCCGACCCCGTCCCCGGACCGGGCGAGGTGCTGATCGAGGTCGCCCGGATCGACACGATCTTCCTGGAGACCCAGCTGCGGGCGGGGTGGGGCGGCGAGTGGTTCCGCATGGTGCCGCCGTACGTGCCCGGCGGCGGGGTCGCGGGGACCGTGCGGGAGGTGGGGTCCGGGGTCGCGCAGGAGTGGCGCGGGCGCCGGGTCGCCGCGTTCGTCGACGGCGGCTACGCCGAGCTTGCCGTCGCCCCCGAGGGCGCCCTGACCCCCGTACCGGACGGGCTCGCGCTGCCGGTGGCGGCGGCCCTGGTCCACGACGGGGTCACGGCGATGGGCCTGCTGGAGCGGACCGCCCTCACGGCCGGCGACCGGGTGCTGATCCTCGGCGCCTCCGGCGGCATGGGCACCCTCCTCGTCCAGCTCGCCCGCGCCCGCGGCGCCCACGTGGTCGCGGCGGCCCGCGGCGCGGAGAAACTGGCGCTGGTACGGCGGCTGGGCGCGCACGAGACGGTGGACGTCACCGCCGCCGACTGGCCCGAGCGCGCCCGCGCCGCCCTGGGCGGGGCCGCCGACGTGGTCCTCGACGGCGTCGGCGGCACCCTCGGCGCCGCCGCGCTCCCCCTGACCGCGCCCGGCGGCCGCTTCTCCGCCCACGGCGCCCCGAGCGGCACTTTCGCCGGCATCGACCCGGACGAGGCGGCCCGCCGCGGCATCACCCTCTACGGCATCACCGACGCCCAGTACCCCGAGGCCGAGGTCCGCCGCCTGCGCACCCTCGCCTGCACGGAAGCCGCCGCCGGCCGCCTCACCCCGGTCATCGGCGAGACCGTCCCCCTCCGGGAAGCGGCCCGCGCCCACGCCCTCATCGAGGGGCGGTCACTGACCGGGAAGGTGCTGCTGCGCACGGGGTGGTGA